GGCCTTCTCCACTCCCTCCTCGGTCAGGACGGCCGTGTGGGTCTTCTCGTCGACGACGTAGTCGCCGGTCGTGTACTTCTTGCCGTCCTTGTCCTGCTCCTCGGTGCCCTTCGTGAGCCGCGGAATGACCCGGTTGGCGCGGTAGTAGAGGTCCGGCGATTCGTCGGAGGGGCCCGAGATGATGAGCGGCGTCCGCGCTTCGTCGATCAAGATCGAGTCGACCTCGTCGACGATCGCGAAGTTGTAGCCGGGCTGCACCATCGACGCGAGGTCGAACTTCATGTTGTCGCGGAGATAATCGAAGCCGAACTCGTTGTTCGTGCCGTACGTGATGTCGCATCCGTACGCGACCTGGCGCTCGGCGTCCGAGAGCGAGTTCTGGATGCAGCCCACGGTCAGTCCGAGGAAGCGGTGGACGCGCCCCATCCAGTCCGCGTCGCGCCGGGCGAGGTAGTCGTTGACGGTCACGACGTGGACGCCGCGGCCGGTCAGGGCGTTGAGCGCGGAGGGGAGGGTCGCGACGAGCGTCTTTCCCTCGCCCGTCCGCATCTCGGAGATCTTTCCTTCGTGGAGGACGAAGCCGCCGATCAGCTGAACGTCGTAGTGCCGCTGCCCGAGCGTGCGCCGGGCGGCCTCACGGACGAGCGCGAAGGTCTCCTCGGCGTACGGATCGAGGACCTCGTCGATCCGGGCCCGCCGCTCGAAGCGGACTTCGCGTTCGATGCTGGTGGGCATCTCCCCGAGCTTCTCGCGGACCTCGCCGCGGAACCGGGCGATCCGGTCGCGCATCTGGTCGTCGGACATCGCGGCGATCTTCGGCTCCATCGCGTTGATCCGGTCGATCCGGGGGCGGAGGCGCTTGATGTCGCGCTCGCCCTGCGTCCCGGTGATTTTGGTGAAGAGCTTCTCGATATTGAGCATGTATCTACGGGTAAACTGTGATCCTATCAAATAGATTCCACCGCAGTTAGCGGCGCGTCCATGCATCGAGCGATGCGGGCGCGTCCGGCCCGCCCGCGGCCTTAACGTACGCCCCGGTACGCCGCGGCCGCGGGCCGGGCCGCCCGCATCCCGCCTCGCTCGCGCCTGAACGCGCCTTGGGTGGGGAGGCATGCCGAGATGGTTCGGGTTGAGGTCAAGGCACGGTGAGCCGCGACGGGGTTTGGCTCCGCGGGTGCCCCCGAATTGCGGGGCGCGGTCAGACGGGCGGGAAGGGGGGCTCGTCGGGGTCGGGCGGCGGGCGCGGCGTACTTTGGGGGCGGTTGGCTCGCGCCTTGCCGCGCCGTGGGGTTGTCGCAACTGGGACGCTGGTTCTCCGACCCGGAACGGACGCCAAGGGTCAGCCGCGATCAGTTGGGGAAATAGGACAAAGCGCGGCCAGACGCGAGCCAGACGCGCGCGGGCGCCGGAAGCCGGCCGAAGGCGTACCAGAGGCGTACGTCGAGGCCGGCTTCCGGCGTTCGCGTCCCGTGTGGCTCGATGTATGGTCCGCGCTTGCTAACGGGCGTCCAGGATGTAAGGAAGAGGATTCACGGGTCTGTTGTCCAGCCTGACCTCGTAATGCAGGTGCGGGCCGGTGGACCGTCCGGTCGTCCCGACGATGCCGATCGCTTCTCCGCGCGCGACGCGCTGTCCCTCGAAGACGCGGATCTCGTCGAGATGACCGTAGAGAGTCCGCAGGCCCAGCCCGTGGGCGACCTCGACACAGCGGCCGTACCCGTTCACCCATCCGGCTTTGACGACGGTGCCGTCCGCCGACGCGACGATCGGATGACCGCGGGGGCTCGAGATGTCGATCCCGGTGTGGAACGCCGGCTCCTCGGTGAAGGGATCGCTCCGTTCTCCGAAGCCGCAGGTGATGAGGCCCGGCACCGGCTCGATCGACGGTGTGTTCGACAGGAGAGCGTTCTGCTGCGCGAGCTTCTTCTCGAGCCCGATCAGGCGCTCGTCGAGCGAGCGCCCCCGCTCCCGGAGATCGAAATCGCCGCCCTGCCCGTCGGGGAGCGCCCCGCCCACGCCGCCGCGGCCGCCATCGGCGAGCGCCGGCAGCCCCGCGACGATCGCGAGCCTGCGGGTGCGCTCCTCGAAGTCGTCGAGCTTGCGGGAGAGCTGGGCGAGCCGGGCCGTCATCTTCTCGGCCGAGGTCTTCAACCGTTCGTTCTCGCGGAGGGTGGCCCGATACTGGCGGTCCCGGCGCACGGACACGAGATAGAGGGTGGTGAAA
The sequence above is a segment of the Thermoanaerobaculia bacterium genome. Coding sequences within it:
- a CDS encoding M23 family metallopeptidase, with the protein product MGRKYNTIIFVPHARAKFRKLRVASVLLWAAGAALGLLLAAAATFTTLYLVSVRRDRQYRATLRENERLKTSAEKMTARLAQLSRKLDDFEERTRRLAIVAGLPALADGGRGGVGGALPDGQGGDFDLRERGRSLDERLIGLEKKLAQQNALLSNTPSIEPVPGLITCGFGERSDPFTEEPAFHTGIDISSPRGHPIVASADGTVVKAGWVNGYGRCVEVAHGLGLRTLYGHLDEIRVFEGQRVARGEAIGIVGTTGRSTGPHLHYEVRLDNRPVNPLPYILDAR
- a CDS encoding preprotein translocase subunit SecA, with product MLNIEKLFTKITGTQGERDIKRLRPRIDRINAMEPKIAAMSDDQMRDRIARFRGEVREKLGEMPTSIEREVRFERRARIDEVLDPYAEETFALVREAARRTLGQRHYDVQLIGGFVLHEGKISEMRTGEGKTLVATLPSALNALTGRGVHVVTVNDYLARRDADWMGRVHRFLGLTVGCIQNSLSDAERQVAYGCDITYGTNNEFGFDYLRDNMKFDLASMVQPGYNFAIVDEVDSILIDEARTPLIISGPSDESPDLYYRANRVIPRLTKGTEEQDKDGKKYTTGDYVVDEKTHTAVLTEEGVEKA